The following proteins are encoded in a genomic region of Hirundo rustica isolate bHirRus1 chromosome 3, bHirRus1.pri.v3, whole genome shotgun sequence:
- the LOC120750020 gene encoding skin secretory protein xP2-like, with the protein MLPSASAPREGGWEAGDREAPPPLDLCQDLSLPAPSSPPGSAPPRPLAPRPAAGSRPRPAAVPGPPPHPAPSPGARERLPAGAPGFAALWPRSKVRKTPGFPLRQPESGDFLFTLLYEPLSGFPPGSQTPKQQLPPPLHFQGEAVTTAAPAARPREEPAGDGTTQARTLRPPRPVGHSAASRRWGSRSHAPASPARPSPRPLESGDCTNSSPSPPPRRQPPAGRAGSAGQRGEQRLSALESRSRCRRLPLGRAASAPRSAEPRAVCAASPGRQPRPAPLPLPGRGRASPASERWARRSPTRAARPSRTRAHPVRSTAIGTRPSARREL; encoded by the coding sequence atGCTCCCCAGCGCCTCGGCCCCGCGGGAGGGAGGTTGggaggcaggggacagggaggctCCGCCGCCGCTAGATCTCTGCCAGGACCTCTCCCTCCCCGCACCATCCTCGCCGCCCGGCTCAgcgccgccgcggccgctcGCACCCCGCCCCGCCGCAGGCTCTCGCCCACGGCCCGCGGCGGTGCCGGGCCCCCCCCCGCATCCCGCCCCCTCCCCCGGCGCACGGGAGCGGCTCCCCGCCGGCGCCCCTGGCTTCGCTGCGCTCTGGCCCCGCAGCAAGGTGAGAAAAACGCCCGGCTTCCCCCTTCGCCAACCAGAGAGCGGCGACTTTCTCTTCACCCTTCTTTACGAGCCTCTATCCGGCTTTCCCCCCGGCAGCCAGACCCcgaagcagcagctgccaccaccTCTTCATTTTCAGGGGGAGGCGGTAACCACCGCAGCGccggccgcccgcccgcgggAGGAGCCGGCGGGGGACGGGACCACACAGGCGCGCACCCTCCGCCCCCCTCGGCCGGTCGGTCACTCAGCCGCTTCTCGGCGATGGGGCAGCAGGTCCCACGCACCagccagcccggcccggccctctCCCCGGCCACTGGAGAGCGGTGACTGCACTAACTCTTCTCCATCGCCACCTCCCCGCAGGCAGCCGCCCGCCGGCCGGGCTGGAAGCGCAGGGCAGCGAGGCGAGCAGCGGCTGTCCGCACTGGAGTCCCgctcccgctgccgccgcctcccgcTCGGCCGAGCCGCCTCCGCCCCACGCTCCGCTGAACCGCGAGCGGTGTGTGCCGCCAGCCCCGGGCGGCAACCGCGTCCGGCTCCGCTGCCGCTGCCGGGCCGAGGGCGGGCGAGTCCCGCCAGCGAACGATGGGCACGGAGAAGCCCCACCCGCGCGGCCCGACCGAGCAGGACTCGTGCCCACCCCGTGCGGTCTACGGCGATCGGGACACGCCCCTCCGCCCGCCGGGAGTTGTAG